Proteins from a genomic interval of Diaminobutyricimonas aerilata:
- a CDS encoding ROK family transcriptional regulator, which yields MTTGYADGRALRPTRKVLPEHARQNNRALVLQTLYRAGSQSRADVARATGLTRVTVSDLVAELIGEGLVVELGQREDARPGKPATLIDMDREAFHIVGVDLSEAETFSGAVLGIDGGVLHREELALAGSTGTEATAKVVALIETLLTHASRPVLGIGVGSPGVVDLGGVVLSAPNLGWSGEDLQGLLAERFDLPVVVANDANAAALAEHSFGGALSDMMLVKIGHGVGAGLVLGGTPVFGSRFAAGEIGHVVVGTDGGAACACGKHGCLETWLATPRLDAALAAATTDADREAVLTEAGQRLGIALAPVVGALNLAEVVVSGPAQLLDGTLTRATVDTLRRRTMAEFHGDLTLRMTALGRDIVMRGAAAMVLSGRLGVS from the coding sequence ATGACAACGGGGTATGCGGACGGCCGGGCTCTCCGCCCGACGCGCAAGGTCCTGCCGGAGCACGCACGGCAGAACAACCGGGCGCTCGTGCTGCAGACCCTGTACCGCGCCGGCAGCCAGAGTCGCGCCGACGTCGCCCGGGCCACCGGCCTCACCCGCGTGACCGTCTCGGACCTCGTGGCCGAACTCATCGGCGAGGGACTCGTCGTGGAACTCGGTCAGCGCGAAGACGCGCGCCCCGGCAAGCCGGCCACCCTCATCGACATGGACCGCGAGGCGTTCCACATCGTCGGCGTCGACCTCTCCGAAGCCGAGACCTTCAGCGGCGCCGTGCTCGGCATCGACGGGGGCGTGCTGCACCGCGAGGAGCTCGCGCTCGCCGGCAGCACCGGCACCGAGGCGACGGCGAAGGTCGTCGCCCTCATCGAGACGCTCCTCACCCACGCGAGCCGACCCGTGCTCGGCATCGGCGTCGGATCGCCCGGTGTCGTCGACCTCGGCGGGGTCGTGCTGAGCGCTCCGAACCTCGGCTGGAGCGGAGAAGACCTGCAGGGCCTGCTCGCCGAGCGGTTCGACCTGCCCGTCGTCGTCGCGAACGACGCGAACGCCGCCGCCCTCGCCGAGCACAGCTTCGGCGGCGCGTTGAGCGACATGATGCTCGTCAAGATCGGCCACGGTGTCGGCGCCGGCCTCGTGCTCGGTGGCACCCCGGTCTTCGGCAGCCGTTTCGCCGCGGGCGAGATCGGACACGTCGTGGTCGGCACCGACGGCGGTGCCGCCTGCGCGTGCGGCAAGCACGGCTGCCTCGAGACCTGGCTCGCGACACCGCGACTCGACGCCGCGCTCGCCGCGGCGACCACCGACGCCGACCGCGAGGCCGTGCTCACCGAAGCCGGGCAGCGGCTCGGCATCGCCCTCGCACCGGTCGTCGGTGCCCTCAATCTCGCCGAGGTCGTCGTCAGCGGCCCGGCGCAACTGCTCGACGGAACGCTCACCCGCGCGACCGTCGACACCCTCCGCAGGCGCACGATGGCCGAGTTCCACGGCGATCTCACTCTGCGGATGACCGCCCTCGGCAGAGACATCGTCATGCGCGGCGCCGCCGCCATGGTGCTGTCAGGACGACTCGGGGTCTCGTAA